The Coregonus clupeaformis isolate EN_2021a chromosome 18, ASM2061545v1, whole genome shotgun sequence genome has a segment encoding these proteins:
- the LOC123493102 gene encoding myelin and lymphocyte protein-like, producing the protein MASTTATVGNLPSGLGICTTIPDILYLPELIFGGLVWILVACTLVVPANPQGWVMFVSVFCFTMTFIWMCIFAFGVHRNSGGWAAADFAYHSLAAFFYLSASVALAKVTLDIKAGTLYNYQLDISAVVFSYVATLLYFIHTIFSAIRWKSF; encoded by the exons ATGGCATCAACTACAGCGACTGTGGGAAATTTACCCAGTGGATTAGGAATATGCACAACTATTCCAGACATCCTCTACCTACCGGAGCTT ATCTTTGGAGGTCTAGTATGGATCCTGGTGGCATGTACACTGGTGGTGCCCGCCAACCCACAGGGCTGGGTGATGTTCGTGTCCGTCTTCTGCTTCACCATGACCTTCATCTGGATGTGCATCTTCGCCTTCGGAGTGCATCGCAACAGCGGGGGATGGGCAGCCGCT GACTTTGCATACCACAGCCTGGCAGCTTTCTTCTACCTCAGCGCCTCTGTGGCTCTCGCCAAAGTGACCCTGGATATCAAAGCTGGAACCCTCTATAACTATCAGCTTGATATTTCTGCAGTG GTGTTCTCTTACGTGGCCACACTCCTCTACTTCATCCACACCATCTTTTCGGCCATCAGGTGGAAGTCCTTCTAA